A window from Leptospira meyeri encodes these proteins:
- a CDS encoding vitamin B12-dependent ribonucleotide reductase, whose translation MKIERHFTKGNKGLYPNLTWVRKDSKITNTDGSVVFEANGVEVPDFWSQVATDILAQKYFRRKGVPKYLKKVAEKGIPEWLQRSVPDDEKLSALNPEDRFVGESDSKQVFHRLAGCWTYWGYKYGYFTDEDSARVFYEEVIFMLASQMAAPNSPQWFNTGLHWAYGIDGKSQGHYYVDPKSGKLVRSASSYEHPQPHACFIQSVDDDLVNEGGIMDLWVREARLFKYGSGTGTNFSNLRAANESLSGGGKSSGLMSFLKIGDRAAGAIKSGGTTRRAAKMVCLDMDHPDIEEFIDWKVQEEKKVASLVTGSILNNRLLNDIMSACSSAKQTLGEDAYDPTANVDLKKAIQKARKAFVPDNYIKRVIDLSKQGYKDLLFEELTTDWQSEAYNTVSGQNSNNSVRITNEFMEAVEKDLPFHLYNRTEKEKAKSQNREAKPAKTLRARDLWERIANAAWNSADPGTQYHSTINEWHTCPEDGAINASNPCSEYMFLDNTACNLASANLVKFLKEDGSFDVAGYRYLNKIWTIILEVSVLMAQFPSKEIAELSYKFRTLGLGYANLGSLLMIMGIPYDSQEAMAVTGAISSIMHMTAYATSAEMAKELGPFAGYEKNKDHMLRVIRNHRRAAYNAPKEEYEGLTITPVGINPSYLPSYLLEAAKEDSDRALELGEQYGYRNAQVTVIAPTGTIGLVMDCDTTGIEPDFALVKYKKLAGGGYFKIINQSVPAALKKLGYSQAEQDAIVNYCKGHATFNGAPGVNTARLKEKGFTEDVLEKLEKQLPFVFDIQFAFNKFTLGEDFLSKTLGIDPAVYNSMGFNLLETLGFSADEITQANDYVCGTMTIENAPFIKEKDLAVFDCANKCGKYGKRFLSYQSHIRIMAAAQPFISGAISKTINLPEEATIEDVKNAYLMSWKVMIKANALYRDGSKLSQPLNSVFQLLSAVGEEEEELQTSSAPKTVTEVAEKLVYKYIAERRKLPHRRAGYTQKAMVGGHKVYLRTGEYEDGQLGEIFIDMHKEGAAFRSLMNAFAIAVSLGLQHGVPLEEFVEAFTFFKFEPNGMVSGNPHIKMSTSVIDYIFRELAITYLGRYDLAQVSPEDLRTDEVGRKATEPAKDLGGKQESSGLRVPIQVAPISMKSVLEEKPEAVAVAGATPPTAAQSAAATLKIIAEARTKGYTGDSCTECGSFQMVRNGACLKCISCGSTTGCS comes from the coding sequence ATGAAAATTGAGAGGCATTTTACCAAAGGGAATAAGGGTCTTTACCCGAATTTAACTTGGGTCCGTAAGGATTCTAAAATTACGAATACTGACGGGTCAGTTGTATTTGAGGCTAACGGAGTGGAAGTTCCGGATTTTTGGTCACAGGTAGCAACGGATATCCTCGCGCAGAAATACTTTCGAAGGAAAGGTGTTCCCAAATATTTAAAGAAAGTGGCGGAAAAAGGAATTCCAGAATGGTTACAACGTTCTGTTCCTGATGATGAAAAACTTTCCGCCCTCAATCCCGAAGATAGATTTGTCGGAGAATCAGATTCCAAACAAGTGTTCCATCGCCTTGCGGGATGTTGGACCTATTGGGGTTATAAATACGGTTATTTTACAGATGAAGACAGTGCCCGAGTCTTCTATGAAGAAGTTATTTTTATGCTCGCAAGCCAAATGGCTGCACCCAATTCCCCACAGTGGTTCAATACAGGACTCCACTGGGCCTATGGAATTGATGGAAAATCACAAGGACATTACTATGTAGATCCTAAGTCAGGGAAACTAGTAAGGTCAGCCTCTTCTTACGAACATCCACAACCCCATGCATGTTTTATCCAATCTGTGGATGATGATTTAGTGAATGAAGGCGGAATCATGGATCTTTGGGTTCGTGAAGCTCGTCTTTTTAAATACGGTTCAGGAACAGGAACAAACTTTTCTAACTTACGTGCTGCCAATGAATCTCTTTCTGGTGGTGGAAAAAGTTCCGGGCTTATGTCCTTCCTGAAAATTGGAGATAGAGCCGCAGGAGCCATCAAATCAGGAGGGACCACTCGTCGTGCGGCGAAGATGGTTTGTCTTGATATGGACCACCCTGACATCGAAGAATTCATTGATTGGAAAGTGCAAGAAGAGAAAAAAGTGGCATCCCTTGTTACGGGATCCATTCTCAACAACCGTCTCCTCAATGATATTATGAGTGCTTGTTCTTCCGCCAAACAAACCCTTGGTGAAGATGCCTACGACCCTACTGCCAATGTTGATCTCAAAAAAGCGATTCAAAAAGCAAGAAAAGCATTTGTTCCAGACAACTACATCAAACGAGTGATCGACCTTTCTAAACAAGGTTACAAAGATTTACTCTTTGAAGAGTTGACCACTGACTGGCAATCGGAAGCTTATAATACTGTTTCTGGACAAAACTCCAATAACTCTGTACGAATCACAAATGAGTTTATGGAAGCAGTCGAAAAAGACCTCCCCTTCCATCTTTACAACAGAACCGAAAAAGAAAAAGCGAAGTCACAAAACAGAGAAGCAAAACCTGCAAAAACTCTTCGGGCACGTGACCTCTGGGAGAGAATTGCGAATGCCGCTTGGAATTCCGCAGACCCTGGAACGCAGTATCATAGTACCATTAACGAGTGGCATACTTGCCCAGAAGATGGTGCCATCAATGCATCCAATCCATGTTCCGAGTATATGTTCCTCGACAATACTGCTTGTAACTTGGCTTCTGCAAACCTTGTTAAGTTCTTAAAAGAAGATGGAAGTTTTGATGTCGCGGGATACCGTTATTTAAACAAAATTTGGACCATCATCTTAGAAGTATCTGTCCTTATGGCTCAGTTCCCTTCCAAAGAAATTGCGGAACTTTCTTACAAGTTTAGAACCCTAGGACTTGGATATGCCAACCTTGGTTCTCTTCTTATGATCATGGGAATTCCTTATGATTCACAAGAAGCGATGGCTGTGACTGGTGCGATTTCTTCCATCATGCATATGACAGCTTATGCTACTTCAGCAGAGATGGCAAAGGAACTTGGACCATTTGCTGGATACGAAAAAAACAAAGACCATATGCTCCGTGTCATTCGTAACCACAGACGTGCGGCTTACAATGCACCAAAAGAAGAATACGAAGGACTTACCATCACTCCGGTGGGAATTAATCCTTCTTATCTTCCATCTTACTTACTGGAAGCAGCAAAAGAAGATTCTGACAGAGCCTTGGAGCTTGGTGAACAGTATGGATACCGTAATGCACAAGTCACTGTAATTGCACCGACAGGAACCATTGGTCTTGTGATGGACTGTGATACAACAGGAATCGAACCAGACTTTGCTCTAGTGAAATACAAAAAATTAGCCGGTGGTGGATACTTCAAAATCATCAACCAATCCGTACCAGCGGCACTCAAAAAACTTGGATATAGCCAAGCAGAACAAGATGCCATTGTAAACTACTGTAAAGGCCATGCTACTTTTAACGGAGCACCAGGTGTAAACACTGCCCGTTTGAAAGAAAAAGGATTTACAGAAGATGTTTTGGAAAAACTGGAAAAACAACTTCCATTTGTTTTTGATATCCAATTTGCATTCAACAAGTTCACATTAGGTGAAGATTTCCTATCCAAAACATTGGGAATTGATCCCGCAGTTTATAACTCCATGGGTTTTAACCTTTTGGAGACACTTGGATTTTCTGCGGATGAAATCACTCAAGCAAATGATTATGTTTGTGGAACGATGACGATCGAAAACGCACCTTTTATCAAGGAGAAGGATCTCGCTGTTTTTGACTGTGCAAACAAATGTGGAAAATACGGAAAACGATTCTTATCTTATCAATCACATATCCGAATTATGGCTGCGGCACAACCATTCATTTCGGGTGCGATCTCCAAAACGATCAACCTTCCCGAGGAGGCAACCATTGAGGATGTAAAAAATGCATACCTCATGTCTTGGAAAGTGATGATCAAAGCAAACGCTCTTTACCGTGATGGCTCCAAACTTTCACAACCACTTAACTCCGTATTCCAGTTGTTAAGTGCTGTAGGTGAAGAAGAGGAAGAACTTCAAACTTCTTCTGCTCCTAAAACGGTAACGGAAGTGGCTGAAAAACTAGTGTATAAATACATTGCGGAAAGGAGAAAACTTCCACACCGCCGTGCAGGTTATACACAAAAAGCAATGGTGGGTGGTCACAAAGTATATCTTCGCACTGGAGAATATGAAGATGGCCAACTTGGTGAAATCTTTATCGACATGCATAAAGAGGGAGCGGCTTTCCGTTCTCTAATGAACGCATTTGCAATCGCAGTTTCACTGGGTCTCCAACATGGTGTTCCGTTAGAAGAATTTGTAGAAGCATTTACTTTCTTCAAATTTGAGCCAAACGGTATGGTTTCTGGCAACCCTCATATCAAGATGTCAACTTCTGTGATCGATTACATCTTTAGAGAACTTGCCATCACTTACCTTGGTAGATACGACTTGGCACAAGTATCTCCAGAAGATTTAAGAACAGACGAAGTGGGTAGAAAGGCGACTGAACCGGCAAAGGACCTCGGGGGAAAGCAAGAAAGTAGCGGGTTAAGAGTTCCGATACAGGTAGCTCCCATTTCTATGAAGTCCGTGTTGGAAGAAAAACCAGAAGCAGTTGCAGTCGCAGGTGCGACGCCACCAACAGCAGCACAATCAGCAGCGGCCACTCTCAAAATCATTGCAGAAGCAAGAACCAAAGGTTATACAGGAGATTCCTGTACAGAATGCGGTTCCTTCCAAATGGTTCGTAACGGGGCTTGTCTCAAGTGTATCTCTTGTGGGTCCACTACTGGTTGTTCGTAA
- a CDS encoding general secretion pathway protein GspK, with translation MNRWRIRLSSTNKKAKKGFMVYLLVMAIGTASLFTASKFFEDAATEYRVARSQADGFRAHMLAKAGFMGAVGALKKIPEEVLYQSGLAMDPPPIPLGGGVIYYTMSPEDGKININSLVKIYDDQPNQRTIEMVTRLFYQFGLKREMIFPILDWIDENHQETGGGAEQYYYNRLSPPRKIKNAPLYSLSELLSVKGFDRSVVYESLKPKDYDKNNSKDFMTEEERALRSDKDYVLSNNITAYLPAGDSYDDRININTAPYFVLISLSDFMTKQAAMKILKLKLQKGGYIKELKDLETEPEFQVKTTGDLTLYKELAGEGTDVSGGRIKTKGEVYKITGVGIIKDKVVRKVSGLFDLTNNQMLYYTED, from the coding sequence ATGAATCGCTGGCGCATCCGGTTATCCTCTACAAATAAAAAAGCCAAAAAAGGATTTATGGTCTATCTCCTTGTGATGGCCATAGGTACGGCATCATTATTCACAGCTTCAAAATTCTTTGAAGATGCTGCGACGGAATATCGGGTCGCTCGTTCGCAGGCGGACGGATTTCGTGCACATATGCTCGCTAAAGCTGGGTTTATGGGGGCAGTCGGAGCACTTAAAAAAATTCCAGAAGAGGTTTTATACCAATCTGGTCTTGCAATGGATCCTCCTCCGATCCCACTTGGTGGCGGTGTCATTTATTACACCATGAGTCCTGAAGATGGGAAAATCAATATCAACTCTCTCGTGAAGATATATGATGACCAACCCAACCAAAGAACGATTGAAATGGTGACCCGTCTTTTTTACCAGTTTGGGTTAAAACGAGAGATGATTTTCCCGATTTTGGACTGGATTGATGAAAATCACCAGGAAACAGGAGGAGGGGCCGAGCAGTACTATTACAATAGACTCTCTCCACCGAGAAAAATCAAAAATGCTCCTCTCTATTCACTTTCAGAGCTTTTGAGTGTGAAAGGATTTGATCGTTCTGTTGTGTATGAAAGTTTAAAGCCAAAAGATTATGATAAAAATAACTCCAAAGACTTTATGACGGAGGAGGAAAGAGCTCTTCGTTCCGATAAAGATTATGTGCTCTCCAATAATATCACTGCTTATTTACCTGCGGGCGATTCTTACGATGATCGGATCAATATCAATACAGCCCCCTATTTTGTCCTTATTTCGCTTTCTGATTTTATGACCAAACAGGCAGCCATGAAAATTTTGAAACTCAAGTTGCAGAAAGGAGGCTATATTAAAGAATTGAAAGATCTGGAGACCGAACCAGAATTCCAAGTCAAAACAACAGGGGACCTCACTCTGTATAAGGAACTGGCGGGAGAGGGTACTGATGTCTCTGGTGGGCGTATCAAAACCAAAGGCGAAGTTTATAAAATCACAGGGGTTGGGATTATCAAGGATAAAGTGGTTCGGAAAGTTTCGGGTCTTTTTGACCTTACCAACAACCAAATGTTATACTATACAGAAGATTAA
- the gspN gene encoding type II secretion system protein GspN, translating to MPKENELEEDFLDNEDQEIQESLLEDDGDLFDEDGDEEHSKVNRKQILTLIAIAFVSFFIFTLFIFPLNEIVRSLLIKTGKETGVFMDAKEIHFPMIGRKSFDSFVASFPTGTSIKAEEISLGVSLFGLLQSRLEGDANIGYFSFEGSEWAMSIQTLDIPLRLSSIDDKITKWNGEGEIDLSGGKIKESAEIPFLGSLKGTDIRKANIVFKIRSGKLLLERGSLESSLAKFQFQGVIRLSDTFSFSQLDLKVCFTLTEKFAQERQDLVGMVALLPQEGGKTCIPIRGTFSSPKVDLPNLNQLGGTAPKAEEGSIEPAPVP from the coding sequence ATGCCAAAAGAAAATGAGTTGGAAGAAGATTTCCTAGACAATGAAGACCAAGAAATCCAGGAAAGTCTCTTGGAAGATGACGGTGATTTGTTTGATGAAGATGGGGATGAAGAACATTCCAAAGTCAACCGCAAACAAATACTTACTTTAATAGCGATTGCTTTTGTTTCCTTTTTCATATTCACTTTATTTATTTTTCCTTTAAATGAAATTGTTCGTTCACTGCTGATTAAAACTGGAAAAGAAACCGGTGTCTTTATGGATGCCAAAGAAATTCACTTTCCTATGATTGGAAGAAAGTCGTTCGATAGTTTTGTCGCTAGTTTTCCAACTGGGACTTCTATTAAGGCAGAAGAAATTAGTTTAGGTGTATCTCTTTTTGGACTTCTGCAATCTCGATTAGAAGGTGATGCCAACATCGGGTATTTTAGTTTTGAAGGTAGCGAATGGGCCATGAGCATTCAAACTCTAGACATTCCTCTTCGTTTATCATCGATAGATGACAAAATTACAAAATGGAATGGTGAAGGGGAGATTGACCTTTCTGGAGGAAAAATCAAGGAATCTGCAGAGATTCCATTCCTTGGAAGTTTGAAAGGAACTGATATCCGTAAGGCGAACATTGTATTTAAAATTCGTTCGGGTAAATTACTTTTGGAGCGAGGAAGTTTGGAATCTTCTCTTGCCAAGTTTCAATTCCAAGGTGTGATTCGTCTTTCAGACACTTTTTCTTTTTCGCAATTGGATCTTAAGGTTTGTTTTACTTTAACTGAGAAATTTGCCCAGGAACGCCAAGATTTAGTGGGTATGGTTGCCTTACTTCCGCAGGAAGGGGGCAAAACTTGTATCCCGATTCGTGGTACATTTTCTTCACCAAAAGTGGATCTTCCCAACTTGAATCAATTAGGTGGAACGGCACCGAAAGCGGAAGAAGGTTCTATTGAACCAGCTCCCGTTCCTTAA
- a CDS encoding type II secretion system protein GspJ produces MFVYRQKRGFTLVEISIVVMIMAVIFTGIFSVFYTANKISKKGASNKGANRKDILYAMENIRGTLARTYFIDNQKRILFVGKQDGVTGTRNDRIVFATSNPNSEEEGQASVREVSFYLRKMPNPKMDGLSYLIRREDEMIDTFPTQGGVEHVLLENVKSFQMKFSERGDKWVDDWNSRTTKKIPRLIRFEIISLVGNAFVKYESLAHPVILYK; encoded by the coding sequence ATGTTTGTTTATCGCCAGAAACGTGGATTCACACTGGTAGAAATTTCCATTGTTGTGATGATTATGGCGGTTATTTTTACAGGAATTTTTTCTGTATTTTATACAGCGAATAAGATTTCCAAAAAAGGAGCTTCGAACAAAGGAGCAAATCGTAAAGACATTTTGTATGCAATGGAAAATATACGTGGTACACTCGCACGAACTTATTTTATCGATAACCAAAAACGAATTTTGTTTGTAGGCAAACAAGATGGGGTGACTGGTACAAGAAATGACCGGATTGTATTTGCAACATCCAATCCTAATTCCGAAGAAGAAGGACAGGCTTCTGTCAGAGAAGTTTCTTTTTATTTACGAAAGATGCCTAATCCCAAAATGGATGGATTGTCTTATCTCATTCGCAGGGAAGATGAAATGATTGATACATTTCCGACTCAGGGTGGAGTCGAACATGTATTGTTAGAAAATGTAAAGAGTTTTCAAATGAAGTTTTCGGAACGTGGAGACAAATGGGTTGATGATTGGAATTCCCGTACGACCAAAAAAATTCCAAGACTGATTCGGTTTGAAATAATATCACTTGTGGGGAATGCATTTGTTAAATATGAATCGCTGGCGCATCCGGTTATCCTCTACAAATAA
- a CDS encoding type II secretion system F family protein: MPLFTYVAFNRKGKEEKNIIDAPNLQAARNKLKAKGLYVRSIQEDREKEERELFPFLSKLLYRIPRKEVGLFCKQLGTLLGAGIPLDKCLLSIIDQVENIYFKKVLIEMRADITEGMSLSESMKKHKTVFPDQYPSLISVGESTGNYENTLHRLAELEEKSSELKSKVQVAMIYPMIMGLLSLGVSIFLLVVVIPQIEQLFASFDAKLPLLTRSVIFLSYVLTNYWFIILGAIAGGFLSFMKWKSSGEGKKTWDKFLLRLPVIGTLLRKILVSNFARNLSILLLNRVPLIVSLNIVSDVVGHTVFKEEIESAIVKIKEGGKLSDSLQGSQVLPQMVLGMLSAGEASDKVPEMMNKLSEIYESEVDTAIKSLTQSLEPMMIIVMGGIIFTIMAAIMTPMYKLTQEIQGM; this comes from the coding sequence ATGCCACTATTTACTTACGTTGCATTCAATAGAAAGGGCAAAGAAGAAAAAAATATTATCGACGCCCCGAACCTTCAGGCTGCACGTAACAAACTAAAGGCGAAAGGTCTATACGTTCGCTCCATCCAGGAAGATCGCGAAAAGGAAGAAAGAGAACTTTTTCCTTTTTTATCAAAATTATTATACCGAATTCCCAGAAAAGAAGTGGGATTATTTTGTAAACAGTTAGGGACACTACTTGGTGCAGGTATTCCACTCGATAAGTGTTTACTTTCCATCATTGACCAAGTGGAAAATATCTACTTCAAAAAAGTTTTGATTGAGATGCGAGCAGACATCACGGAAGGAATGAGCCTTTCCGAATCCATGAAAAAACACAAAACAGTCTTTCCTGACCAATATCCTAGTTTGATTTCAGTTGGTGAGTCTACCGGAAATTACGAGAATACCTTGCACCGGTTAGCCGAATTGGAGGAAAAATCTTCTGAATTAAAATCAAAAGTCCAAGTGGCAATGATTTATCCCATGATCATGGGATTACTTTCGTTAGGTGTTTCGATCTTCTTACTTGTTGTGGTCATTCCTCAAATTGAACAGTTGTTTGCTTCCTTTGATGCCAAACTTCCACTCCTGACAAGAAGTGTGATCTTTTTGTCCTATGTTCTCACCAATTATTGGTTTATAATTTTAGGAGCCATTGCAGGTGGGTTTCTCAGTTTTATGAAATGGAAAAGTTCAGGCGAAGGAAAAAAAACTTGGGACAAATTTTTATTAAGGTTACCGGTGATTGGAACCTTACTTCGAAAAATTTTGGTTTCGAATTTCGCTAGAAATTTATCAATTTTACTTCTGAACCGAGTGCCTCTCATCGTTTCTTTGAACATTGTTTCTGATGTCGTAGGACATACGGTATTTAAGGAAGAAATTGAATCGGCCATAGTCAAAATAAAAGAAGGTGGAAAACTTTCTGATTCTTTACAAGGATCACAAGTCCTCCCCCAAATGGTTCTTGGGATGCTCAGTGCGGGGGAAGCCTCTGACAAAGTCCCCGAAATGATGAATAAACTTTCGGAAATCTATGAATCCGAGGTGGATACGGCAATAAAATCTTTGACCCAATCATTAGAACCAATGATGATCATTGTAATGGGTGGAATTATTTTTACAATCATGGCAGCTATTATGACGCCAATGTACAAACTAACTCAAGAAATCCAGGGGATGTAG
- a CDS encoding type II secretion system protein GspG, which produces MKTKGKHRKIREGLTLIEITVVMLILGSLMAILYSSIGNRGEGEKKLKLKNDSAVLKTALERYLEVYDKYPSEEQGLQALIEKPDDDKIGDDYEPIVREKAVLKDPWKTPYVLKFEGAVPQILTLGEDKKEGGEGKNKDFNILSPDDYPAAFR; this is translated from the coding sequence ATGAAAACTAAAGGGAAACACAGAAAGATACGTGAGGGACTAACTCTAATCGAGATTACCGTGGTAATGCTCATTTTAGGATCTCTTATGGCGATTCTTTACTCCAGTATCGGAAACCGGGGTGAAGGCGAAAAAAAATTGAAGCTTAAAAATGATAGTGCTGTTCTGAAAACAGCACTGGAACGTTATTTAGAAGTGTATGATAAATATCCTTCGGAAGAACAAGGTTTGCAGGCTCTCATCGAAAAACCAGATGACGATAAAATCGGTGATGATTACGAACCCATTGTTCGTGAAAAAGCAGTTCTAAAAGATCCGTGGAAAACGCCTTATGTTTTAAAATTTGAAGGAGCTGTTCCTCAAATTCTGACTTTAGGTGAAGACAAAAAAGAAGGTGGAGAAGGAAAAAATAAAGATTTCAATATCCTTTCACCGGATGATTACCCGGCCGCTTTCCGATAA
- the pilM gene encoding cell division protein FtsA yields MLSFDQYLAIDYGSTFLKGVLFKKVLGKVVILRTESLPVVELDESEGDPFEYNIIRFIQSFFPEENRFLLNLGIHNLFVRDLTVPLVSEKAIQEVLPFEVENLVPYPMEELEVIGKTWRSNKENSEVISFNVHHSELLRALKPFAKGDLSLSCLSLDSFALSSLVTKNYPLLLADQTILQLDLGGRYSILNVLFEGKLRHTRQIYIGGEDVSLEIANLLKIELEDARIIKESLPVGFLFETVEKTEETSFLSRFHMTSVQWKSLRKFILAKLDQLIHEVENSVFSLPETERPSLILLSGGASLYPGLTAYLEEKLGIKTGRYEFLGIEDPSFVTAVATGTHFESRNRVNFLETGFAKRIHTNRFKLSAFKPHLILVSISLVLLFGVFIIGIILDKRKISANKQVLLEKYKNGIGGELGEDEDPLDAASKKLKAERKKTEIYRLFLSQESVLDVLNEVTEQFPSPDVLPFILDQFNFEEKEIQIYGRVNEFGEIGTIQSALEKSEKFTNIQIQNKRLITGVNKFKVSFKIKMDVVTPKDEP; encoded by the coding sequence ATGTTATCATTTGACCAATACCTAGCAATCGATTATGGTTCCACGTTTCTCAAAGGAGTCCTTTTTAAAAAGGTTCTTGGAAAAGTTGTGATCCTTCGAACGGAAAGCCTTCCTGTTGTGGAACTAGACGAATCAGAAGGGGATCCCTTCGAATACAATATCATCCGTTTCATTCAAAGTTTTTTTCCTGAAGAGAACCGCTTTCTTCTTAATTTAGGAATCCATAATCTTTTTGTACGTGACCTCACAGTTCCTTTGGTTTCAGAAAAAGCCATCCAAGAAGTTTTGCCTTTTGAAGTGGAAAACCTGGTTCCGTATCCCATGGAGGAATTGGAAGTCATTGGTAAAACATGGAGATCCAATAAAGAAAACTCAGAGGTTATTTCATTCAATGTCCATCATTCTGAATTACTTCGGGCGTTAAAACCCTTTGCCAAGGGAGATCTTTCTTTATCTTGTTTGTCTCTTGATTCTTTTGCTTTGTCATCGTTAGTTACAAAAAATTATCCGTTGTTACTTGCCGACCAAACCATCTTACAACTTGATTTAGGCGGAAGGTATAGCATTCTCAATGTCCTGTTTGAAGGAAAACTTCGACATACCCGCCAAATTTATATTGGTGGTGAAGATGTAAGCCTAGAGATTGCAAATTTGTTAAAGATTGAACTGGAAGATGCTCGAATCATTAAAGAATCTCTTCCTGTTGGTTTTCTTTTTGAAACGGTTGAAAAAACAGAGGAAACAAGTTTTCTTTCACGGTTCCATATGACTTCAGTTCAATGGAAATCTCTTCGAAAATTTATTTTAGCAAAACTAGACCAACTCATTCATGAAGTGGAGAATAGTGTATTTTCCCTACCTGAAACTGAAAGACCAAGTCTCATTCTTTTATCTGGGGGTGCGAGTTTATACCCCGGCCTTACTGCTTATCTAGAAGAAAAATTAGGAATTAAAACGGGAAGATATGAATTCTTAGGAATTGAAGATCCGAGTTTTGTGACAGCAGTAGCTACCGGAACCCATTTTGAATCCAGAAACCGGGTAAATTTTTTAGAAACAGGGTTTGCAAAACGAATTCACACAAATCGATTTAAATTATCCGCCTTTAAACCTCATTTAATTTTAGTTAGTATATCTCTTGTCCTGTTATTCGGAGTTTTTATTATCGGAATTATTTTAGATAAACGAAAAATTTCTGCAAATAAACAAGTGTTACTTGAAAAATATAAAAACGGGATTGGTGGAGAACTGGGAGAAGACGAAGATCCGCTTGATGCAGCTAGTAAAAAATTAAAAGCAGAACGTAAAAAAACAGAAATCTATCGGCTTTTTCTTTCTCAAGAAAGTGTTTTGGATGTTTTAAATGAAGTCACGGAACAATTTCCATCTCCGGATGTTTTGCCGTTTATTTTAGATCAGTTTAATTTCGAAGAAAAGGAAATTCAAATTTATGGTCGGGTAAATGAATTTGGAGAAATTGGAACTATCCAATCAGCTTTAGAAAAATCTGAAAAATTTACGAATATTCAAATCCAAAACAAAAGACTCATTACTGGTGTAAACAAATTCAAAGTCAGTTTTAAAATCAAAATGGATGTTGTGACTCCAAAGGATGAACCTTAA